The genomic region GCTCTTTCAACTAATGTACGTCTTAATTTTTTCTCATCCTCTTTAGATAAGTTTGGATTACCTAATGGGTGAGGTATAGCAACAGCAGGAACTATTCTGTT from Brachyspira sp. SAP_772 harbors:
- a CDS encoding glycine/betaine/sarcosine/D-proline family reductase selenoprotein B, yielding NRIVPAVAIPHPLGNPNLSKEDEKKLRRTLVERALKALTTPVDSQTVFEN